One stretch of Aeromicrobium fastidiosum DNA includes these proteins:
- a CDS encoding MarR family winged helix-turn-helix transcriptional regulator: MQPAVMPSAPVTDEVPTTEEAVLRFVMAMGRRIRARIDGDTVDPSQAAILYSLSCRGPMRLGDLAESMRLDASTVSRHVHQLGEHEFVRRDPDPADGRASIIDITAEGRTALRRTFDQRRAFVSEALADWSDDDRTRLRDDITRLTADLGDS; this comes from the coding sequence ATGCAACCAGCCGTCATGCCGTCCGCCCCGGTCACCGACGAGGTGCCGACCACCGAGGAGGCCGTCCTGAGATTCGTCATGGCCATGGGCCGGCGGATCCGCGCCCGCATCGACGGCGACACCGTCGACCCGTCCCAGGCCGCGATCCTCTACTCGCTGTCGTGCCGTGGACCCATGCGCCTGGGCGATCTCGCCGAGTCGATGCGGCTCGACGCGTCGACGGTCAGTCGTCACGTGCATCAGCTGGGCGAGCACGAATTCGTCCGTCGCGACCCTGACCCCGCCGACGGACGCGCCAGCATCATCGACATCACCGCGGAGGGCCGCACCGCTCTGCGGCGGACGTTCGACCAGCGTCGCGCCTTCGTCTCCGAGGCCTTGGCCGACTGGAGCGACGACGACCGCACCCGTCTGCGTGACGACATCACCCGCCTCACCGCCGACCTCGGCGACAGCTGA
- the ilvA gene encoding threonine ammonia-lyase, with product MDLDDVRAARGLLKGVTETTPMAHSRWLSSRTGQDVFLKAENLQRTGSFKIRGAYVRIARLSPEERARGVVAASAGNHAQGVALAASLLGAKATIFMPVGAALPKVAATEGYGAEVRFHGSGVTEALVPAREFAERTGAVLIHPFDHEDIVAGQGTLGLEVLEQCPDVKTILVPLGGGGLAAGVALLRTERPDLRIIGVQAEDAAAYPASIAAGHPVATAMGVTMADGIAVAQPGDIPFEILTQHLDEVITVSEDAMSTALVHLLERAKMLVEPAGTAAVAAVLDRPDEFEGPVVAVLSGGNIDALVLLDVIRHGLVAAGRFLSFRARISDRPGELMRLLGDLAAMQVNVLDVNHDRASESLPVRQVDVDVRVATRGPQDRSDVITQLEQLGYQLL from the coding sequence GTGGACCTGGACGATGTGAGGGCGGCTCGCGGCCTGCTCAAGGGAGTCACCGAGACGACGCCGATGGCGCACTCGCGGTGGCTGAGCAGCCGCACGGGGCAGGACGTGTTCCTGAAGGCCGAGAACCTGCAGCGCACCGGCTCGTTCAAGATCCGCGGCGCGTACGTGCGCATCGCGCGACTCAGCCCCGAGGAGCGCGCGCGAGGCGTCGTCGCGGCGAGCGCCGGCAACCACGCTCAGGGCGTCGCCCTCGCGGCGTCGCTGCTGGGTGCGAAGGCCACGATCTTCATGCCGGTCGGCGCGGCGCTGCCCAAGGTCGCTGCGACCGAGGGCTACGGGGCCGAGGTGCGCTTCCACGGCTCCGGGGTCACCGAGGCGCTCGTGCCGGCCCGCGAGTTCGCCGAGCGCACGGGGGCCGTGCTGATCCACCCGTTCGACCACGAGGACATCGTCGCCGGGCAGGGGACGCTGGGCCTCGAGGTGCTGGAGCAGTGCCCCGACGTCAAGACGATCCTGGTGCCGCTGGGTGGCGGTGGTCTGGCGGCGGGTGTCGCCCTGCTGCGCACCGAGCGCCCCGACCTGCGCATCATCGGCGTGCAGGCCGAGGACGCTGCCGCGTACCCCGCCTCGATCGCGGCCGGTCACCCCGTCGCGACGGCGATGGGCGTCACGATGGCCGACGGCATCGCGGTCGCGCAGCCCGGCGACATCCCCTTCGAGATCCTCACCCAGCACCTCGACGAGGTCATCACGGTCAGCGAGGACGCCATGAGCACGGCGCTGGTGCACCTGCTCGAGCGGGCCAAGATGCTGGTCGAGCCCGCCGGCACGGCGGCAGTCGCGGCGGTGCTCGATCGTCCGGACGAGTTCGAGGGGCCTGTCGTCGCGGTGCTCTCAGGTGGCAACATCGACGCCCTCGTGCTGCTCGACGTCATCCGGCACGGTCTCGTCGCCGCCGGTCGGTTCCTGAGCTTCCGGGCGCGTATCTCCGACCGTCCGGGCGAGCTCATGCGGCTGCTGGGCGATCTCGCCGCGATGCAGGTCAACGTGCTCGACGTCAACCACGACCGGGCGTCGGAGTCGCTGCCGGTCCGGCAGGTCGACGTCGACGTGCGGGTGGCGACGCGGGGCCCGCAGGACCGCTCCGACGTCATCACCCAGCTCGAGCAGCTGGGCTACCAGCTGCTCTGA
- the mca gene encoding mycothiol conjugate amidase Mca, translating into MAEKLRLMHVHAHPDDESSKGAASTAKYVAEGVDVHVVTCTGGERGSILNPQFKHPGIEDDPELITQIRREEMDRAREILGVTQDWLGFVDSGWPEGDPKPPLPEGCFGLVPVEEATEPLVRLIREFKPHVLTTYDENGGYPHPDHIMCHLVSVAAYEAAADPTRYPDAGEPWQVSKLYYHLGWSYAKMEAIAKACDEHGLENPYAERFKDWERKPEDEARMTTQVECAEYFEVRDAALLAHATQIDPDGWFFSIPREIQAEAWPSEDYQLVDAKVETSLPETDLFAGLR; encoded by the coding sequence GTGGCCGAGAAGCTCCGCCTGATGCACGTGCACGCCCACCCCGACGACGAGTCGAGCAAGGGCGCTGCGTCGACCGCGAAGTACGTCGCCGAGGGGGTCGACGTCCACGTCGTCACCTGCACCGGCGGCGAGCGCGGCTCGATCCTCAACCCGCAGTTCAAGCACCCGGGCATCGAGGACGACCCCGAGCTCATCACGCAGATCCGCCGTGAGGAGATGGACCGGGCCCGCGAGATCCTCGGCGTCACGCAGGACTGGCTGGGGTTCGTCGACTCCGGCTGGCCCGAGGGCGATCCTAAGCCGCCGCTGCCCGAGGGCTGCTTCGGCCTCGTACCCGTCGAGGAGGCCACTGAGCCCCTCGTCCGTCTCATCCGTGAGTTCAAGCCCCACGTGCTGACGACGTACGACGAGAACGGCGGCTACCCGCACCCCGACCACATCATGTGCCACCTCGTCAGCGTCGCCGCCTACGAGGCCGCCGCCGACCCCACGCGCTACCCGGACGCCGGAGAGCCGTGGCAGGTCTCGAAGCTCTACTACCACCTCGGCTGGAGCTACGCGAAGATGGAGGCGATCGCGAAGGCCTGCGACGAGCACGGTCTCGAGAACCCCTATGCCGAGCGGTTCAAGGACTGGGAGCGCAAGCCCGAGGACGAGGCCCGCATGACCACGCAGGTCGAGTGCGCAGAGTACTTCGAGGTGCGCGACGCCGCCCTGCTGGCGCACGCGACGCAGATCGACCCCGACGGCTGGTTCTTCTCGATCCCGCGCGAGATCCAGGCCGAGGCGTGGCCCAGTGAGGACTACCAGCTCGTCGACGCCAAGGTCGAGACGAGCCTGCCGGAGACAGACCTCTTCGCGGGTCTGCGCTAG
- the greA gene encoding transcription elongation factor GreA, with translation MTQPTDTDTIWVTQEAYDRLKQELEHLKGDVWTDITTKIAAARDEGDLKENGGYHAAREEQGKTKARIDQLESMLRRAEVGDKPADDGTVEAGMIVTIRFEGDTDTEEFLLGSRELLSMDSNVEIDVYSPTSPLGAAILDKKVGDSASYETPNGKSITVEIVAAKPF, from the coding sequence ATGACTCAGCCCACAGACACCGACACCATCTGGGTGACCCAGGAGGCGTACGACCGTCTGAAGCAGGAGCTCGAGCACCTCAAGGGCGATGTCTGGACCGACATCACCACCAAGATCGCCGCCGCTCGCGACGAGGGCGACCTCAAGGAGAACGGCGGATACCACGCCGCCCGCGAGGAGCAGGGCAAGACCAAGGCCCGCATCGACCAGCTCGAGAGCATGCTGCGGCGCGCCGAGGTCGGCGACAAGCCGGCTGACGACGGCACGGTCGAGGCCGGCATGATCGTGACGATCCGCTTCGAGGGCGACACCGACACCGAGGAGTTCCTGCTCGGCTCGCGCGAGCTGCTCAGCATGGACTCCAACGTCGAGATCGACGTCTACTCCCCCACGTCGCCGCTGGGTGCCGCGATCCTGGACAAGAAGGTCGGCGACTCCGCGTCGTACGAAACCCCCAACGGCAAGAGCATCACGGTCGAGATCGTCGCCGCCAAGCCGTTCTGA
- a CDS encoding LysR family transcriptional regulator yields MSPDPQTVTRLVTLVHVSQQGSLSGAARVLGVSTSAVSQQMSALAADCGTELFDRQPRGVVLTGAGLALLEHAEQLVRHLDQTATTMSQLSDSLAGPVRIASIASAAASIVLPTAHALHSSAPDVTLTVTTLEPAASLEAVERGTVDVALIDVYDHVPLALPAHLVVEELLREPLVVVARRGTISSRSVALGTLAGHRWVLPPSEAACGAATRHACRAAGFDPAVSWQTDDLLLLVAAVSRGEGIALLPRRAVSDSVAPVALHRLVDPVLERRILVVGRPSTLERPTVRALLDALHHVVRHVPAQTR; encoded by the coding sequence CTCGACGTCCGCCGTGTCCCAGCAGATGTCGGCGCTCGCGGCGGACTGCGGCACCGAGCTCTTCGACCGCCAGCCGCGCGGGGTCGTGCTGACCGGGGCCGGGCTGGCGCTGCTCGAGCACGCGGAGCAGCTCGTACGCCACCTCGACCAGACCGCGACGACGATGTCGCAGCTCAGCGACTCACTGGCCGGGCCGGTGCGCATCGCCTCCATCGCGTCGGCGGCGGCCTCGATCGTCCTGCCCACCGCGCACGCGCTCCACTCGTCGGCCCCCGACGTGACCCTGACCGTCACGACGCTCGAGCCGGCGGCCAGCCTCGAGGCCGTCGAGCGCGGCACCGTCGACGTCGCGCTGATCGACGTCTACGACCACGTGCCGCTGGCGCTGCCGGCCCACCTCGTCGTCGAGGAGCTGCTGCGCGAGCCGCTCGTGGTCGTGGCGCGACGCGGCACCATCTCGTCGCGGTCGGTCGCGCTCGGCACCCTGGCCGGACACCGCTGGGTGCTGCCTCCGTCCGAGGCCGCGTGCGGCGCAGCCACCCGCCACGCCTGCCGGGCCGCGGGGTTCGACCCCGCGGTGTCGTGGCAGACCGACGACCTGCTGCTGCTGGTGGCCGCCGTCTCCCGGGGAGAGGGCATCGCGCTGCTCCCCCGTCGCGCCGTCAGCGACTCGGTCGCACCCGTCGCGCTCCACCGGCTCGTCGACCCCGTGCTCGAGCGACGGATCCTGGTCGTCGGCCGCCCCAGCACGCTCGAGCGTCCGACCGTCCGGGCACTGCTCGACGCGCTGCACCACGTCGTCCGGCACGTGCCGGCGCAGACCCGCTAG
- a CDS encoding DUF4307 domain-containing protein — MTDLNARYAPRQRPRWFWPAIAAVGITLGIAFAAWVGFQKDPVTGRLWGYEVKSDNQVAVKVDVIRPDPIDVTCTVYSQAADHSIVGEKTFDVPASRREKVRVFVDIETERRGVNGVLRTCVPAD, encoded by the coding sequence GTGACCGACCTCAACGCCCGCTACGCGCCCCGCCAGCGTCCCCGATGGTTCTGGCCTGCGATCGCGGCAGTCGGCATCACCCTCGGCATCGCCTTCGCGGCATGGGTCGGCTTCCAGAAGGATCCCGTCACCGGACGCCTCTGGGGCTACGAGGTCAAGAGCGACAACCAGGTCGCGGTCAAGGTCGACGTGATCCGGCCCGACCCCATCGACGTCACGTGCACCGTCTACTCCCAGGCCGCCGACCACTCGATCGTCGGCGAGAAGACCTTCGACGTCCCGGCGTCGCGGCGCGAAAAGGTTCGCGTCTTCGTCGACATCGAGACCGAGCGCAGAGGCGTCAACGGTGTCCTGAGAACGTGTGTGCCGGCTGATTGA